The Hippea jasoniae genome includes the window ATGCGTAATAGGCTGTGAGGGTGCATTTATAGGAACAATCAAAAACTCCTCAGTAGTAGTTGCAAAACCGGAGGATGCTATAAATTTGCTTATAAATAAAAATAGATTGATAGCAACATTGAGAAGGTGAGAGAATATCAAACACGGATTTTTTACCTCTTGACACATTTTTGGTTAGTTTCTATACTTGCGTTCAGGTTTTGAATTTAGAAAAGTTTTTAATAAACCTAACAAGAAAGGATCTTTTTATGGAGAAATTTGAAAGATGCGTTATTGACCCATCAAGTGTGATAGGTGAAAATACACAGATTGGTTATTTTACCGTTATAGGTAGGGATGTAAAGATAGGCAAGAATTGCCAGATAGACAATAATGTTGTTATTCATGAGGGTACAATTATTGGTGATAATGTCAGAATTGATGATAATACCGTTATTGGCAAGCAACCAATGAAATCACCCATTAGTGCAACAACAAAAAAACAGCAACTACCACCAGCAATGATTGCGGATAATTGCTTGATAGGCACATCAGTTGTGATTTATGCTGGTTGCAAGATAAATAAGAATGTGCTTGTAGCAGATCTATCTACCATTAGGGAAAATGTTGAGATAGGCGAATACACGATTGTTGGAAGAGGCGTTGCAATAGAAAACTTCTGCACCATTGGCAAACGATGCAAACTTGAAACAAATGTATATATCACAGCCTACTCTGAAGTTGAGGATTACTGCTTTATAGCTCCAGGTGTTTTAACATCTAACGACAATTATTTAGGCAGAAGTCAAAAAAGGTTTAAAGAATTTGGTGGGGTTAAAATTCAAAAAGGTGGAAGAATAGGTGTTGGTGCGGTTATATTGCCAAACAAGACTATAGCTGAAGACAGCGTGGTTGCCGCTGGAAGCCTTCTTACAAAAGACACTCAACCCAAAAAGATCTATGCAGGCTTACCTGCAAAATACTTTAGAGATGTGCCAGAAGATGAGCTGTTGGAGAATCAATTCAGCATTAAGCGCTAAGTATCAAGGACTAAGTTTTAAAAGGGGAAAACGTAATCATGAAATGTGAAAATTTGGATGTTTGGAAAAAAGGCTGTAGGCTTTCTATTGAAATATACAAATATTTCAAAGACCTGAAAGATTTTGGCTTTAAGGATCAGATAACAAGAAGCAGTTTGTCAATAGCTTCTAATATTGCAGAAGGAATGGAAAAAGAGTCCGACAAAGAAAAGATTAGATTTATCGAAATCGCTAAAGGTTCTTGCGCAGAATTAATAACGCAGATATATATTGGAATAGAAATTAATTATATAGAAAAGCAGTTGGGTTTAAAATAGATTAAAGAATTAAATGAAATTTTAAAAATGCTGACAGGTCTAAAAAACAATTATATAAAAGTTCTAAGCTCTAAGAGTTAAGTTAAACGCCAAAAATTTAATCTCAACTTTTAACGCTTAGCGCTTAACACTTAATACTTAACGCTTAACGCTAACTCAGGAGGTTTTATGAAAAACTTTGTCCTAATAGGTGCAGCAGGTTATATCGCACCAAGACATATGAAGGCAATTAAAGATACCGGTAATAATCTGCTTGCAGCAGTTGATCCAAACGACAGTGTAGGCATTATAGATTCATACTTTCCAGAAGCCCATTTTTTTACAGAATTTGAAAGGTTTGATAGGCATGTTGATAAGCTAAGAAGAAGAGGAAATAAGGTAGATTTTGCATCTATCTGTTCCCCAAATTACCTTCATGATGCTCATATAAGATGGGCATTGAGAAGTGGAATAAACGCAATATGCGAAAAACCTCTTGTTTTAAATCCCTGGAATTTGGATGCTTTAGAGGAGATAGAGCAAGAAACAGGGAGAAAAGTTTACAATGTTCTTCAAT containing:
- a CDS encoding N-acetyltransferase, which encodes MEKFERCVIDPSSVIGENTQIGYFTVIGRDVKIGKNCQIDNNVVIHEGTIIGDNVRIDDNTVIGKQPMKSPISATTKKQQLPPAMIADNCLIGTSVVIYAGCKINKNVLVADLSTIRENVEIGEYTIVGRGVAIENFCTIGKRCKLETNVYITAYSEVEDYCFIAPGVLTSNDNYLGRSQKRFKEFGGVKIQKGGRIGVGAVILPNKTIAEDSVVAAGSLLTKDTQPKKIYAGLPAKYFRDVPEDELLENQFSIKR